From the Micromonospora echinospora genome, the window GACGCGAGCGGCGCGATCACCAACGTCGAGACCGTCGGCAGCACCACCCTGAGCTTCATCCGGGACATCCCGGCGCTGGAGGTCGGCAAGGTCGCCTCGGTGGTCATCTTCATCTTCGTGGTGATGGCGGCGACCAACGGCGTCAACCTCACCGACGGTCTGGACGGTCTGGCCACCGGCGCGTCGGTGATGGTGCTCGCCGCGTACGCGCTGATCGCGTTCTGGCAGTACCGGCACTGGTGCGCCGACCCGAACTACACCGAGGACTACTGCTACACCGTCCGGGACCCGCTGGAGATCGCGCTGATCGCGGGCGCGGCGGCCGGCGCCTGTGTCGGCTTCCTCTGGTGGAACACCTCACCGGCCCGGATCTTCATGGGTGACACCGGGGCGCTCGGCCTGGGCGGGCTGATCGCCGGCATGGCGATGTCCACCCGTACCGTGCTGCTGCTGCCGATCATCGGTGGGCTGTTCGTGATCATCACCATGTCGGTGGTCATCCAGATCATCTCCTTCAAGACCACCGGCAAGCGGGTGTTCCGGATGTCCCCGCTCCAGCACCACTTCGAGTTGGCCGGCTGGAGCGAGGTCAACATCGTGGTCCGTTTCTGGATCATCGCCGGGATCGGGGTGGCCATCGCGCTCGGCCTCTTCTACAGCGAGTTCCTCGCCAACGTCGGCTGACGCCCGTCGGGTGGTTGGTAGCAGGGGTCCCCTGTTACGCAAAAAGCGGTAACAGGGGACCCCTGCTACCACCTCGGGCGGCAAGCCGACACGCCGAGAGTCGGGGGTTCCGCGCGAAGCGGGCGGTGGCAGCGGCGATGATGGGCGGGTGGGGGAGGACCGAGGGAACACCAGGACGGTCGACGGGCAGCCGCGGGGAGCCGCCGCAGGGCGTACCGCCGACCCGCCCGCGCCGCTGCGCGGCCTGGACGCCGCCGGTGGGCTGGCGGCGTTGCGCGGCCTGCTCGCCCGGCCGC encodes:
- the mraY gene encoding phospho-N-acetylmuramoyl-pentapeptide-transferase, with the protein product MRAVIVAIGVAFLVSLLTTPIAIKVFTRLKAGQPIRSIGLASNQGKKGTPTMGGVVFIIATVIAYVAGHLALTTLPDQQIAQVEPTITALVLLGLMVFSGAVGFVDDFVKVRKRNSGGISARAKLIGQILVGAVFGVVALYFPSSMTDASGAITNVETVGSTTLSFIRDIPALEVGKVASVVIFIFVVMAATNGVNLTDGLDGLATGASVMVLAAYALIAFWQYRHWCADPNYTEDYCYTVRDPLEIALIAGAAAGACVGFLWWNTSPARIFMGDTGALGLGGLIAGMAMSTRTVLLLPIIGGLFVIITMSVVIQIISFKTTGKRVFRMSPLQHHFELAGWSEVNIVVRFWIIAGIGVAIALGLFYSEFLANVG